Proteins from a single region of Lysinibacillus sp. JNUCC-52:
- a CDS encoding endonuclease MutS2 gives MIANRALKTLEYDKVRQQVATYCTSSIGKSAIDELVPQTDYEKVVQLLEEMDEGLSILRVKGNVPMGGIFDVRPAARRAQIGGMLSAMELMEVSSTIRASRILRNFLEDLESEEIIEIPHFIAKKEMMPVLTGLQHEINNCIDDNGAVLDSASPTLRSIRQSLRAEEAKVRSRLESLTRGSNASKMLSDAIVTIRNDRYVIPVKQEYRHHYGGIVHDQSSSGQTLFIEPDSVVQANNEIHRLKMKEQTEIDRILLALSAMVEEVAPDLFNLVKLLGEIDVILAKGKYGQANKCTMPKMNKDGYIRLVRARHPLLPIETAVANDIEFGRDITAIVITGPNTGGKTVTLKTVGLCTLMAQAGLPVPALDGSELAVFEQLFADIGDEQSIEQSLSTFSSHMVNIVDILQQFDHESLVLFDELGAGTDPQEGAALAISILDEVHGRGARVMATTHYPELKAYGYNRPGVANASVEFDIETLSPTYRLLIGVPGRSNAFEISSRLGLPESIIDRAKSFTGTDRHEVESMIASLEETRRQSEDDAERSHDLLLESEALRKELQDKLQAYDERKEALDKKAKEKARKIVEDAKREAETIITELREMRKNADQVVKEHELIEARKRLEEATPLEHNKVLKKAAQVKARAQNLVVGDEVKVLSYGQRGTLLEKVSDAEWVVQMGILKMKIADTDIEYIKPEKEPVQRVSGVKNRDSHVKLELDLRGERYEDAIIRTEKYIDDALLSNYGRVSIIHGVGTGALRQGIQSYLKKHKRVKSFRFGEAGEGGFGVTVVELK, from the coding sequence GTGATCGCAAACCGCGCATTAAAAACACTAGAATATGATAAAGTACGTCAACAAGTGGCTACATACTGTACTTCATCAATTGGCAAATCAGCCATTGATGAGCTTGTACCACAAACAGACTATGAAAAAGTAGTTCAGTTACTAGAAGAAATGGATGAAGGGCTATCCATTTTACGTGTAAAAGGTAATGTCCCAATGGGTGGTATTTTCGATGTTCGACCTGCTGCAAGACGTGCACAAATCGGCGGGATGCTTTCAGCGATGGAATTAATGGAAGTATCAAGTACGATTCGAGCTAGCCGTATTTTGCGCAATTTCCTAGAGGACTTAGAGTCAGAGGAAATCATTGAAATTCCTCATTTCATTGCTAAAAAGGAAATGATGCCCGTATTAACAGGATTACAGCATGAAATTAATAACTGTATTGACGATAATGGTGCTGTTTTAGATTCAGCAAGTCCAACATTGCGTTCTATTCGTCAATCTTTGCGTGCTGAAGAGGCTAAAGTGCGTTCGAGACTAGAAAGTCTAACTCGTGGTAGCAATGCATCAAAAATGCTGTCAGATGCCATTGTTACGATTCGAAACGACCGTTATGTAATTCCAGTTAAGCAAGAATATCGACATCATTACGGTGGCATTGTGCACGATCAATCGTCATCTGGCCAAACGTTATTTATCGAACCAGATTCAGTTGTACAAGCAAATAATGAAATTCATCGACTTAAGATGAAAGAACAAACGGAAATTGATCGTATTTTACTTGCTTTAAGTGCGATGGTTGAGGAAGTTGCACCCGATTTATTTAACTTAGTGAAACTATTAGGTGAGATTGATGTCATTTTAGCAAAAGGTAAATATGGCCAAGCCAATAAATGCACGATGCCAAAGATGAACAAGGACGGGTATATCCGACTTGTAAGAGCACGTCATCCACTTTTACCTATTGAAACGGCAGTTGCTAATGATATCGAATTCGGTAGAGACATTACAGCAATTGTCATTACAGGGCCTAATACGGGTGGTAAGACTGTGACGTTAAAAACAGTTGGTCTTTGTACATTAATGGCGCAGGCAGGCTTACCAGTGCCCGCATTAGATGGTTCAGAGCTAGCGGTATTTGAGCAGCTTTTTGCTGATATCGGTGATGAACAATCAATTGAACAATCGCTTTCTACATTTTCATCTCATATGGTAAACATCGTCGACATTTTACAGCAATTCGATCACGAATCATTGGTGTTATTTGATGAATTAGGTGCAGGAACAGACCCTCAAGAAGGTGCTGCCTTAGCTATTTCCATTTTGGATGAAGTGCATGGACGTGGTGCGCGTGTAATGGCAACAACGCACTATCCCGAATTAAAAGCATATGGCTACAATCGACCTGGCGTTGCCAATGCGAGTGTAGAATTTGATATCGAAACATTAAGTCCGACATATCGCCTACTTATTGGTGTACCAGGTCGTTCTAATGCATTTGAAATTTCTAGTCGTCTTGGCTTACCAGAGTCCATTATTGATCGTGCTAAAAGCTTCACAGGTACGGACCGTCATGAGGTGGAGTCTATGATTGCTTCCTTAGAAGAAACGAGACGCCAATCAGAGGATGATGCGGAGCGCTCCCATGATTTACTTTTAGAGTCTGAGGCACTGCGCAAAGAGCTACAAGATAAGCTGCAAGCATATGATGAGCGCAAAGAAGCACTCGATAAAAAAGCGAAAGAAAAAGCACGTAAAATTGTGGAAGATGCAAAAAGAGAAGCAGAAACCATTATTACCGAGCTTCGTGAAATGCGCAAAAATGCCGATCAAGTAGTAAAAGAACATGAGTTAATTGAGGCGCGTAAACGTTTAGAAGAGGCGACACCCCTTGAGCATAACAAAGTATTGAAAAAAGCAGCGCAAGTGAAGGCGCGTGCGCAAAACTTGGTTGTAGGTGATGAGGTAAAGGTGTTAAGCTATGGACAACGAGGAACTTTACTTGAAAAAGTCTCTGATGCTGAATGGGTTGTCCAAATGGGCATTTTAAAAATGAAAATTGCCGATACAGATATAGAATACATTAAACCAGAGAAAGAGCCTGTTCAACGTGTTTCTGGTGTGAAAAATCGAGATAGCCATGTGAAATTAGAATTAGATTTACGTGGAGAGCGCTATGAGGATGCGATCATTCGCACTGAAAAATATATAGATGATGCGCTGCTTTCAAACTATGGTCGCGTGTCGATTATTCACGGTGTTGGGACAGGAGCATTGCGTCAGGGCATACAAAGTTACCTGAAAAAACATAAACGGGTGAAGTCCTTCCGTTTTGGAGAAGCAGGCGAAGGTGGATTTGGCGTTACTGTTGTGGAATTGAAATAA
- a CDS encoding DUF350 domain-containing protein, giving the protein MLNSSFWRYPIIETAGYFSVVVLCLVVSMALFEVVTKYKNWEEIKNGNVAVALATGGKILGICNIFRYSIARHSTLSEMIGWGLFGFTLLIVAYFLFEFMTPRFNVDQEIANDNRSVGFISFTISVGLSFVIGASIA; this is encoded by the coding sequence ATGCTAAATTCTAGCTTTTGGCGATATCCAATTATCGAAACGGCAGGATATTTTAGTGTTGTTGTGTTATGTTTAGTCGTCTCGATGGCATTGTTCGAAGTCGTTACGAAATATAAAAACTGGGAAGAAATAAAAAATGGTAATGTAGCTGTGGCGCTTGCAACTGGCGGTAAAATATTAGGGATTTGCAATATTTTCCGTTATTCGATTGCACGTCATAGTACGCTGAGTGAAATGATTGGTTGGGGACTATTTGGCTTTACGTTACTCATCGTGGCGTATTTCTTATTTGAATTTATGACACCCCGTTTTAACGTGGATCAGGAAATTGCCAATGACAATCGCTCAGTAGGCTTTATTTCCTTTACGATTTCAGTCGGACTATCGTTCGTTATTGGGGCAAGTATTGCATAG
- a CDS encoding AMP-binding protein yields MTAKPWLANYPEEVPPSLTFEEIPVQEFLTRAYQKKPSKVAIHFMGKDLTYTELYESALKFANYLQALGVEKGDRVAIMLPNTPQSVIAYYGAMYAGAVVVQTNPLYTERELQYQLMDSGAKVILVMDILYPRVMKIMKETALENVIVTAIKDYLPFPKNLVYPFIQKKQYGFSVKVEHSGQNHLFTEIMKSSPVKMIEMPFDFEEDLALLQYTGGTTGYPKGVMLTHKNLIANTTMCDAWMYKCVHGEETIMGVLPFFHVYGMTTVMLLSVFTQNRMVLLPKFDAETALKTIDKQKPTLFPGAPTLYIGLLNHPDIAKYDLSSIKACLSGSASLPVEVQEQFEAVTGGKLVEGYGLTETSPVTHATPIWGNRVIGSVGLPWPNTDSVILRTGDTEQLAIGEVGEIAVKGPQVMKGYWNRPEDTAATFADGWFLTGDLGYMDEKGYFYVVDRKKDLIIAGGFNIYPREVEEVLYEREEIQECVVAGIPDPYRGETVKAYIVVKEGYSITEDELNKYCRQHLAAFKVPRYYEFRDELPKTAVGKILRRTLVEEEKTKMANKEAK; encoded by the coding sequence ATGACAGCAAAACCATGGCTAGCAAATTATCCTGAAGAAGTACCACCGTCTTTAACGTTTGAGGAAATTCCTGTGCAAGAGTTTTTGACACGTGCCTATCAAAAGAAACCATCTAAAGTGGCCATTCATTTTATGGGTAAGGATTTAACGTACACCGAGTTATATGAGTCCGCACTTAAGTTCGCGAACTATTTACAAGCACTTGGTGTAGAAAAGGGAGACCGTGTGGCAATTATGTTACCAAATACGCCACAAAGTGTAATCGCTTACTATGGGGCGATGTATGCTGGAGCGGTCGTAGTACAGACAAATCCACTTTACACTGAACGTGAATTGCAATATCAATTGATGGATTCAGGTGCGAAGGTCATTTTAGTCATGGATATTTTATATCCGCGAGTGATGAAAATCATGAAAGAAACGGCTCTTGAAAATGTCATTGTAACCGCAATCAAAGACTACTTACCATTCCCAAAAAACTTAGTATATCCATTTATCCAAAAAAAGCAGTATGGCTTTAGTGTGAAAGTTGAGCATAGTGGACAAAATCATTTATTTACAGAAATTATGAAATCCTCACCTGTAAAAATGATTGAAATGCCATTTGATTTTGAAGAAGATCTTGCATTACTTCAGTATACAGGCGGGACGACAGGGTATCCGAAAGGTGTTATGCTAACGCATAAAAACTTAATTGCCAATACGACAATGTGTGACGCTTGGATGTATAAATGTGTCCATGGTGAGGAAACGATAATGGGTGTGCTTCCATTTTTCCATGTTTATGGAATGACAACTGTCATGTTGCTTTCTGTTTTCACTCAAAATAGAATGGTATTATTACCGAAGTTTGATGCTGAAACAGCTTTGAAAACGATTGATAAGCAAAAGCCAACGTTGTTTCCTGGTGCACCGACATTGTATATTGGTTTATTAAATCATCCAGATATTGCGAAATATGATTTATCGTCTATTAAAGCATGTCTAAGTGGTTCGGCTTCGCTGCCTGTAGAAGTACAGGAGCAATTTGAGGCAGTAACAGGTGGGAAACTAGTAGAAGGTTACGGGTTAACCGAAACTTCTCCAGTAACGCACGCAACACCAATTTGGGGTAACCGTGTTATAGGTTCAGTAGGTTTACCGTGGCCGAATACTGATTCTGTCATATTACGTACAGGAGATACGGAACAGCTTGCCATAGGTGAAGTGGGCGAAATTGCTGTAAAAGGCCCGCAAGTTATGAAGGGCTATTGGAATCGTCCTGAAGATACGGCAGCAACGTTTGCAGATGGTTGGTTCTTAACGGGTGATTTAGGCTATATGGATGAAAAAGGTTACTTCTATGTAGTTGACCGAAAGAAAGATTTAATTATAGCGGGTGGCTTTAATATTTATCCTCGTGAAGTCGAAGAAGTATTATATGAGCGTGAAGAAATTCAAGAATGTGTAGTTGCAGGTATTCCTGATCCGTATCGAGGGGAAACAGTAAAAGCTTATATTGTTGTAAAAGAAGGATATTCGATTACGGAAGACGAATTAAATAAATATTGCCGTCAACACTTAGCTGCTTTTAAAGTACCGCGCTATTATGAATTCCGTGACGAGTTACCAAAAACAGCAGTCGGAAAAATTTTACGCCGTACTTTAGTAGAGGAAGAAAAAACAAAAATGGCGAATAAAGAAGCAAAATAA
- a CDS encoding TetR/AcrR family transcriptional regulator has protein sequence MKRDKPKYKQIIDAAVFVIAENGYHQAQVSKIAKQAGVADGTIYLYFKNKEDILISVFNEKMAVFVESLQDIIENGSTSKDKLSRMIENHFSVLATDRSLATVTQLELRQSNKDLRQKINGVLRDYLQLLDQILIEGMVSGEFNQTMDVRLARQMVFGTIDETITSWVMNDYRYDLIEQVPKVQALILNGIKA, from the coding sequence ATGAAGCGAGATAAGCCGAAATATAAGCAAATTATTGATGCAGCTGTCTTCGTTATTGCAGAAAATGGTTATCACCAAGCGCAAGTATCGAAGATTGCTAAACAAGCTGGAGTAGCCGACGGAACAATCTATTTATATTTTAAAAATAAAGAAGATATATTAATTTCTGTCTTTAATGAAAAAATGGCTGTTTTTGTAGAGTCATTACAAGATATAATAGAAAATGGAAGTACGTCGAAAGACAAACTTTCACGAATGATTGAAAATCATTTTAGTGTTCTAGCTACAGATCGATCACTTGCGACCGTTACACAATTAGAACTTCGCCAATCAAATAAAGATTTACGACAGAAGATCAATGGTGTATTAAGAGATTATTTACAATTACTTGATCAGATTCTAATTGAAGGTATGGTTTCAGGTGAGTTCAATCAAACGATGGATGTTCGCTTAGCGCGACAAATGGTATTTGGAACAATTGACGAAACCATTACGTCTTGGGTTATGAATGACTATCGATATGATTTGATAGAACAAGTTCCGAAAGTTCAGGCATTGATTCTGAACGGCATTAAAGCATAA
- a CDS encoding enoyl-CoA hydratase, which produces MEFLSWKVEDGVAIITIARPPANALSRGIIAEVNAVLDAVENDDAVRVLVLHGEGRFFSAGADIKEFTEVNSGEEFTKLAGNGQQVFERVESFSKPVIAAIHGAALGGGLELAMSCHMRFVTESAKLGLPELQLGLIPGFGGTQRLPRYVGVAKAAEMLFTSDPISGTEAVQWGLANRAFTDEVLLEETLKVAKKIAKKSPIALKEAIQALQYAKHASFYEGIQAEAKSFGTVFVSEDAKEGIQAFIEKREPVFTGK; this is translated from the coding sequence ATGGAATTTCTAAGTTGGAAAGTAGAAGATGGAGTTGCAATTATTACGATTGCACGTCCACCAGCAAACGCATTATCTCGCGGAATCATTGCTGAAGTCAATGCTGTACTAGATGCTGTAGAAAACGATGACGCAGTACGTGTCCTTGTACTTCATGGTGAAGGCCGTTTCTTCTCAGCAGGTGCAGACATTAAGGAATTTACAGAAGTTAATTCAGGGGAAGAGTTTACGAAACTTGCAGGCAATGGTCAACAAGTCTTTGAACGTGTTGAGTCGTTCTCTAAGCCTGTCATCGCCGCAATTCATGGTGCTGCACTTGGCGGTGGTCTAGAGCTAGCTATGAGCTGTCATATGCGTTTTGTAACGGAATCTGCGAAATTAGGATTGCCTGAACTACAACTAGGACTTATTCCAGGATTCGGTGGCACACAACGTTTACCACGCTATGTAGGGGTAGCTAAAGCAGCAGAAATGTTGTTTACAAGCGATCCTATTTCAGGTACAGAAGCTGTGCAATGGGGACTAGCAAACCGTGCTTTTACAGATGAAGTATTATTGGAGGAAACACTAAAGGTAGCGAAAAAAATTGCGAAGAAAAGCCCAATTGCATTAAAAGAAGCAATTCAAGCATTGCAATATGCGAAACATGCTTCATTTTATGAGGGTATTCAAGCAGAGGCTAAATCATTTGGTACAGTATTTGTATCAGAAGATGCGAAAGAAGGAATTCAAGCATTTATTGAAAAACGCGAGCCTGTGTTTACTGGCAAATAG
- a CDS encoding electron transfer flavoprotein subunit beta/FixA family protein — translation MNIFALIKRTFDTEEKIVVSGGKIQEDGAEFIINPYDEYAIEEAIQVRDAAGGKVTVVTIGGEDAEKQLRTALAMGADEAVLINTEDDLDELDQNAAAYILAEYLKDKDADLILTGNVAIDGGSGQVGPRVADLLGINYVTTITNLEIDGTTAKIVRDIEGDSEVIETSLPLLVTAQQGLNEPRYPSLPGIMKAKKKPLAELELDDLDIDEDDVEVKVETVDIYLPAQKAAGRILEGELSDQAKELVNLLHSEAKVV, via the coding sequence ATGAATATTTTTGCATTAATTAAACGTACGTTTGATACAGAAGAAAAAATCGTAGTGTCGGGTGGTAAAATCCAAGAGGACGGCGCTGAATTCATTATTAATCCTTATGATGAGTATGCAATTGAAGAGGCAATCCAAGTTCGTGATGCAGCTGGTGGTAAAGTAACAGTTGTGACTATCGGTGGCGAGGATGCAGAAAAACAATTGCGTACTGCGTTAGCAATGGGTGCAGATGAAGCGGTTCTTATTAATACTGAAGATGATCTAGATGAGTTAGATCAAAATGCAGCTGCTTATATTTTAGCTGAATACTTAAAAGATAAAGATGCTGATTTAATTTTAACAGGAAATGTGGCAATTGACGGTGGTTCTGGTCAAGTAGGTCCACGTGTTGCAGATTTATTAGGCATCAACTACGTTACAACAATTACAAACCTTGAAATCGATGGCACAACTGCAAAAATCGTGCGCGATATCGAGGGTGATTCTGAAGTGATTGAAACGTCTTTACCACTTTTAGTAACTGCTCAACAAGGTCTAAATGAGCCACGTTACCCATCATTACCAGGCATTATGAAAGCGAAGAAGAAACCGCTTGCAGAGCTGGAATTAGATGATTTAGATATCGATGAAGATGATGTTGAAGTAAAAGTAGAAACAGTCGACATTTACTTACCAGCTCAAAAAGCAGCAGGCCGTATTTTAGAAGGTGAGCTGTCTGATCAAGCAAAAGAGCTAGTCAACCTACTTCATTCAGAAGCGAAAGTTGTTTAA
- a CDS encoding electron transfer flavoprotein subunit alpha/FixB family protein, which translates to MSKKVLVLGEVREGSLRNVSFEAIAAAKQIADGGEVVGVLLGDAVAGLTGPLFEHGADRVVTVEHPHLKQYTSDGYGQALLAVIEQEQPTGIVFGHTANGKDLSPKIASKLQAGLVSDVTSIEGAGDDVVFIRPIYSGKAFEKVKVKEGIVLASIRPNNIAPLEKAAGKSGDVSSVTVDITNLRSIIKEVVRKSSEGVDLSEAKVVVAGGRGVKSEEGFEPLKELADLLGGAVGASRGACDAEYCDYSLQIGQTGKVVTPDLYIAAGISGAIQHLAGMSNSKVIVAINKDPEANIFKVADYGIVGDLFEVIPLLIEEFKALKVNA; encoded by the coding sequence ATGTCAAAAAAAGTATTAGTATTAGGTGAAGTTCGTGAAGGAAGCTTACGTAATGTATCTTTCGAGGCAATTGCAGCAGCAAAACAAATCGCTGATGGTGGCGAGGTTGTAGGCGTACTTTTAGGGGATGCGGTTGCAGGATTAACAGGTCCATTATTTGAGCATGGGGCAGATCGTGTTGTCACTGTGGAACATCCACATTTAAAACAATATACATCAGATGGCTATGGACAAGCTTTATTAGCTGTTATCGAGCAAGAACAGCCAACGGGCATTGTATTCGGTCATACAGCAAATGGTAAAGATTTATCTCCTAAAATTGCGAGTAAATTACAAGCAGGCCTTGTTTCTGACGTAACGTCGATTGAAGGTGCTGGTGACGATGTAGTATTCATTCGTCCAATCTACTCAGGTAAAGCTTTTGAGAAGGTAAAAGTAAAAGAGGGCATCGTGTTAGCTTCAATTCGTCCAAACAATATTGCACCTTTAGAAAAAGCTGCGGGTAAATCAGGTGATGTTTCTTCTGTCACTGTTGATATTACAAACTTACGCTCAATTATTAAAGAGGTTGTACGTAAATCTTCAGAAGGTGTAGATCTTTCAGAAGCTAAAGTCGTTGTAGCTGGTGGTCGTGGTGTAAAATCAGAAGAAGGCTTTGAGCCATTAAAGGAATTAGCAGATTTACTTGGCGGTGCAGTTGGTGCATCTCGTGGTGCATGTGATGCTGAGTACTGTGATTATTCTTTACAAATTGGTCAAACAGGGAAGGTTGTTACACCAGACCTTTATATCGCAGCAGGTATTTCAGGTGCCATTCAACATTTAGCAGGTATGTCAAACTCTAAAGTAATTGTAGCAATCAATAAAGATCCTGAAGCAAATATTTTCAAAGTAGCTGACTATGGTATTGTCGGCGATTTATTTGAAGTGATTCCGCTTCTAATCGAAGAATTTAAAGCATTAAAAGTAAACGCATAA
- a CDS encoding amino acid permease: MENNNQQLKRTMTSRHITMMALGGAIGAGLFKGSSAAIDMAGPSVLIAYLVGGIILLFVMQGLAEMAVRNKEARTFRDLVESVLGKYPAYFLDWIYWKMWVLNITAESVVAAIFIQYWLPQYPIWILALSVSILVTAINLLSVKLFAETEYWLAMIKITVIIVFIIAGLILLFGTFGNHTAVGFANLTEHGGFFPNGSTGLIAAMLVVIYSYGGTEIIGITLAETKNPEKVVPKAVRSTLVRIVTFYLLPFFIIVSLIPWNEVNGVPESPFVMVFKMIGIPGADHIMNAVVLLAIISSMNSGLYGSSRVLYTQAVDGRVPKIFAHLSKRKVPVYAILMCTAALYLGVIFSLYAGSKTFDFLMGSLGYTVLFIWLIIAIAHLKSRKKQSQNTSAYEVKWFPYTTWIAIIALSAILIGIIFTTSIIVTGITLAIYIFITLTYVFKGRHQVN; this comes from the coding sequence GTGGAAAACAACAATCAACAATTAAAACGAACTATGACCTCGCGCCATATTACAATGATGGCGTTAGGTGGTGCCATCGGTGCTGGGTTATTTAAAGGAAGTAGTGCAGCCATTGATATGGCAGGGCCGTCTGTGCTTATTGCGTATTTAGTAGGAGGCATTATTTTATTATTTGTCATGCAAGGTTTAGCCGAGATGGCTGTTCGAAATAAAGAGGCAAGAACATTTAGGGATTTAGTTGAATCCGTATTAGGTAAATACCCTGCATATTTCCTTGATTGGATCTATTGGAAAATGTGGGTTTTAAATATTACAGCAGAATCAGTAGTTGCTGCTATTTTTATTCAATATTGGCTACCTCAATATCCGATTTGGATACTTGCTCTATCTGTTTCTATATTAGTGACAGCTATTAACCTGTTATCCGTAAAACTATTTGCGGAAACTGAATACTGGCTAGCGATGATTAAAATTACTGTAATTATTGTATTTATTATTGCAGGACTTATTTTATTGTTTGGTACGTTTGGTAATCATACAGCAGTTGGCTTTGCAAACTTAACTGAACACGGAGGCTTTTTCCCTAATGGATCAACGGGGTTAATCGCTGCAATGCTTGTCGTCATTTATTCGTATGGTGGTACAGAAATCATTGGGATTACATTAGCTGAAACGAAAAATCCTGAAAAAGTAGTACCAAAAGCTGTTCGCAGTACATTAGTGCGTATTGTTACATTCTACCTTCTTCCTTTCTTTATTATCGTTAGTTTAATTCCTTGGAATGAAGTAAATGGGGTACCTGAAAGTCCATTTGTTATGGTATTTAAAATGATTGGAATTCCAGGGGCAGACCATATTATGAATGCTGTTGTTTTACTAGCTATTATTTCTTCCATGAATTCAGGGCTTTATGGTTCATCTCGCGTACTGTATACACAAGCGGTAGACGGTCGTGTTCCAAAAATCTTTGCGCATTTATCTAAACGAAAAGTTCCTGTATATGCCATTTTAATGTGTACGGCAGCTTTATACTTAGGTGTTATCTTTTCTTTATATGCTGGAAGCAAGACGTTTGATTTCTTAATGGGATCGCTTGGCTATACCGTATTATTTATTTGGTTAATTATTGCGATTGCCCATTTGAAATCACGAAAAAAACAATCACAAAACACAAGCGCCTATGAAGTGAAATGGTTTCCGTATACAACTTGGATAGCCATAATTGCGTTAAGTGCCATACTCATTGGGATTATTTTTACAACATCCATTATCGTGACAGGCATCACTTTAGCAATTTACATTTTTATTACATTAACGTATGTATTTAAAGGCCGACATCAAGTAAATTAA
- the trxA gene encoding thioredoxin translates to MAIVHATDATFQDDIKEGLVLVDFWAAWCGPCKMIGPVLEEMDAAGSAAKIVKVDVDNNQGTAAQYQIMSIPSLLLFKNGELVDKTVGFQPKEALEAFIAKHA, encoded by the coding sequence ATGGCAATTGTACATGCAACAGATGCAACGTTTCAAGATGATATTAAAGAAGGCTTAGTATTAGTCGACTTTTGGGCTGCTTGGTGTGGACCATGTAAAATGATCGGACCAGTTCTTGAAGAAATGGATGCTGCAGGTAGTGCAGCTAAAATCGTAAAAGTAGATGTGGATAACAACCAAGGTACTGCAGCACAATACCAAATCATGTCTATCCCTTCATTGCTTTTATTCAAAAACGGTGAATTAGTAGATAAAACTGTTGGTTTCCAACCTAAAGAAGCATTAGAAGCTTTCATCGCAAAACATGCTTAA